One region of Streptococcus parasanguinis genomic DNA includes:
- the gloA2 gene encoding SMU1112c/YaeR family gloxylase I-like metalloprotein → MKLDTIHHIAIIGRDRDSMLNFYVDQLDFAIVSEYDRPERRDILINLRQGQLTLELFIKPTAPERPKLPLPEHAGLRHLAFKVDDVETYLARLDQLGIENTGLRYDDFDGKKMAFFFDPEGLPLEIHE, encoded by the coding sequence ATGAAGTTAGACACGATTCATCATATTGCCATCATTGGACGGGATCGCGATTCCATGTTGAATTTCTATGTGGACCAGTTGGACTTTGCGATTGTCAGTGAGTATGACCGTCCCGAACGCAGAGATATCTTGATCAATCTCCGTCAGGGGCAGCTGACTTTAGAACTCTTTATCAAACCGACGGCCCCAGAACGGCCTAAGCTCCCCTTGCCCGAGCATGCGGGACTGCGTCATCTGGCCTTTAAAGTGGACGATGTAGAGACCTATCTAGCTAGATTGGATCAGCTAGGTATTGAGAATACAGGCCTTCGCTATGATGATTTTGATGGCAAGAAGATGGCATTTTTCTTCGATCCAGAAGGATTGCCCTTGGAAATACATGAGTGA